The genomic interval gaatagatgcttattttcaattctctcctaaaataaagttaataaaagttaatcaatatattgtaagcatctaaaaatagtacaattacaaaatacaactcgacccgcaaaaatcaagcccttatacggctatatagacgaaatacaaaaacagttacgactcttggaatgcgaccgtgaaaaaacaaaaaataatccttggtcattaacgtgcaaaatggcccggtcattaaggggttaacctataAAACCTATTACAACTTCTTATTGATAATATACATCTACGGAAACAAAATTATTGTCCTGTCTAAAACCAATTGAATACTGGAAAATTTCCTCCGCAGATGATCACACATATGGGAAATCAGAACATCATTTTCTATGTTTGTGATACAGATGTTTTCTCACAGTGAGTGTAGAGTAAAGTTATCATTCTTAAAGCTGTAGTGCAAAAACTGGCTAAAATAGACTCATCTACTTAGAAAATGTTACTAATTCTGGAACATGTATTTCATGTGATTTGTTTGTTCTCATTTCCTCCAGCGCTATTCTAAAAggtgtgtttggttttttttttttcagcatgcCTTGTCTGACAAATCTACTGTGAAAACGTTTGATCCAAAGACAACTTGCTTGCAAGAATGTATTATCACTACCTTTCAGGATTTGTACTTTGTGTCAGAAAGCTTTGATGAAGCCAAGGAAAAGATGAGGTACGTTCGGTTAAtaggaaataaaaaagaaaagaaaaaaagaaactttaGAAAGCATTTCATAACTACTGAAATGATTCTAAATCATTTTTACTCTGTCTTTTAATCCTTTAGAGAGTTTGCAAAGTCGATCAACCGTCCCTTCTCAGTTTACTTCAATCCTTACACCCAGAGTATTGAAATCCTTAAGGACACCCGGAGTATTGAAAATGTTGTGCAAGACTTGCGGAGCGACCTGAACACGGTCTGTGATGCTTTagcaaaaatgaataaatatttgGGGATATGAATGGTAGAGAGATAAAATGTGATATTCTGTAGGCAGATAAAGATGTCTTCACTGTCTTTCAgcttaaagtggacctgtcactAGGCCATGTaacttgaactggtttactgacctgaatagcgctgtctccctgattccagcgctgggttttttttctcctggattcctccattccagagatatgacccactgttgtgttggctctttCAATGCAAATTTGTTGCAGTTAGCCAAAAGggcatgaactaccctcaagctgactcgcgctgatttgtcagcatcagaggcagggaagcgagctccaccctgttggctaactatagcaaattagcatatagggagccaacaaaaCAGTGGGCTGTATCTCTGGAACGTGGGAAAGGGGGTCCAGGGAAAAAAAAGGAACattgtgctggaatcagggaaacAGCGCTGTTCAGGTTAGTTAACCAGATcatcttatatgacctagtgacaggtcctctttaaatacatGGACATAATTTCTATAGTGAGTAATGATCTCTCGCTCTTTTCTTAGTGGTAATAAAGAAAGaaggtatttttttattctatttaaagTACTTATAGTACACTTACACCCAAAACCTATAAACTAAGGTAAGACTAGAGCGAATCAGAATACCCCTCCTCTTCAAGTCATGCGCGCAAAGATCCAGGAAGCAGAAATCTGGACTGCTGTAGGCTGCTATAGGTCCCTTGCTGAAATAGCTGACCCTGTGCTTGTCTGCTTTtgtgaaggtaaaaaaaaaaaagtcagtgctGTATTATTTCATTATAATGGCTCCACAGGACTATCACGTTAGCGTTAAACTTTTATTTAACCCATAGAGACTCTATTTTTGTCAATCATGTAACCAAAGTAACTGGTGAAAACCTGCCTTCCTTTATATCAGTAACACATGCAAAAGGGCTGCATAAGCAGCTCCCCAATGTGAGGACTAGCATGTAGCAACCAACGTCTCTGCTTTCTGTACCCCTGTATGACTAAGCGCAGTTGAAGAAGAAATAGATTTTCAGGTTTGACTGGAGGTGTACTTTAACAATCTAGAACTTGAAATATAATGTTAAGTTTGAGTGGATTttgcaaattagaaaaaaatgatacAGTATTTATTCTAATCACATCCTCAAACAATGTGGGCATGGCTAAATTTGGACAATAAAATCCCCATGGATATGCAGACTACCACACCGTCAAATTCCCACCCTTTAAGTCAACATTGTCTGACTCCTGTTAATGATATCAATAAAATTCTCTCATTTGCCAAATATCTCACTGTTGTGCCCATAAGCCTCACAAGTAGCCCAGTCCTTCTGAAGATTGTTTCAGAGCAGGTATTGGAATATAATTATCACAACTTTTGTCTCATTTTATCTAGGAtgccatttaaaaaaatctgaaatcAGCATCTCATTAATTTCTCCAGTCACGCCAGCCCATCTCGGCAAATGCCCAAATTGTCAGCCTAAGACCTCAAGGTGTGTCATGtgcaaaatgtattagaaaaaaacccaaaaacaaatTATATTACCCTGAGATGCAATATTACGTTTATGGACCTTCACTACATTTATAGTTGGGACTTTAACACTTTGCTCTTTTAAGAGTCTTGATTTCCTTAAATCTTAAGCTTTGAACTTAAGAAGAATTCGTTTAGGGAAGACTTTTATTTTACCTAATATTATCCACTGAAAACTGTCATTTCAATTTTGGGTGGAATTACCTGCTAATATGCACAGTATATCCATACTAAATATGCACAGTATATCCATACTATGAATTAACTATGTTTCCCTCCTCATGGCGCTGTGGCAAGCCTATTGATAAAGTCTAAGCACTTTAATACGCTTACCTTCTGTGTAACGTTTTTTTAACATCATTATTTAGTTCAGCAGTAAAAATCAAAGCTGTACTTCTAGTCTTATCCATCTCTCTCAATCAGGCTGTGAGTGAAAGCAGCTGGAAAAGCAATTTAAATAAAAATGCTTAGCCGTATTTCTATTTGCCATAACATTAGCAAAGATGTCTCTGCATTGAAGCTAATATTGGGAGTCCAAACAAAAAACACTTGTTTTCCAGCTTGAAACCTCATGAAATACAAACGCAATATAGTTCTCTAATTGCTTAAATAAGTAAGTCAATGTGAAGTGCTGATCTAGTTGTTCGATATCTGTACAGATAGAAGTGATTAGCCTTGTCCTGACAGTGTCAAATCCCACAAAACTAAGTGAAGTATTTAAAAGTTTGCTTTATTCCGTCTACAATAAGACAGATTGTTTCATTTAAAATATTAAAGGGAAACAACCTACAGTCTTGTGCTTCTTAGTGTAATTCATCCAAGAATATATCTTATATTGTTAGATATTGTTACCCTTACATATTCTTCAATCCATCTTCGTTGTGTTTTGAATGTCTTGAAAAGAAACCAAAGGAAACCAAAGGAAAATTATGACATTAATAATCTTAATTCCCACATCCCCTTACCTACTTACCAACATTGTAAACTAACTGAAGAaagaaagataaataaataaataggtatACTTTCGGTTGTAAAATGAAATTTACTATTTGCATTAAGCAAGCCcgtcagtttattatagatcttCCCCTCTTTGTCAGCTGGTTTCTGTCTTATTTGCTGCTATACGAATTATGTGAATCATTAGTTTGTAGGTTATATTTTGGAACAGAGTTCAGAGACTTTCACGGGTCCATACACATTAGCCTTTGCTAATATTGCACCCTATGTTTTCTGTACAATttgtgtgaaata from Rhinoderma darwinii isolate aRhiDar2 chromosome 3, aRhiDar2.hap1, whole genome shotgun sequence carries:
- the LOC142750393 gene encoding tryptophan 5-hydroxylase 2-like, producing CYFFTIEFGLCKQDGQLRAYGAGLLSSIGELKHALSDKSTVKTFDPKTTCLQECIITTFQDLYFVSESFDEAKEKMREFAKSINRPFSVYFNPYTQSIEILKDTRSIENVVQDLRSDLNTVCDALAKMNKYLGI